A segment of the Collimonas fungivorans genome:
GAAGGCATCCAGCCCTCCATCATCAAGGACATCGGCCGCGTGATCCGCCTGCTGCGCGAACGCGGCGACATCGGCATCCTGCTATGCGAACAGTACTTCGATTTCGCGCGTGACCTGGCAGACAACTTTGTGGTGCTGTCGCGCGGCGAAGTGGTGGCCGCCGGCAGCCAGGACAGCATGGATGACGACAGCGTGAAACGGCACTTGGCGGTATAGTGCTCCATGGATAATTTCACTGCTCAGCCCATGCCGGCTAGCGCCGAGCCCGTTGTGCCCACAACCCTGCCCGCAGCCCCGTCCGACGCGGTGCGGGGCGCCGGCAACCAGGCCTGGCTGTCGCTGCGCTTTGGCGACGACCAGGGCACCACGCGCCTGCTGGAGCGCGCCCATTACGGTCCCTTGCGCGTGCAAAAGGCGCTGTATCCGGAACATCCCTCGATCTGCCACGCCATCATCGTCCATCCGCCCGGCGGCGTAGTGGGCGGCGACCAGCTGGCCATCAAGGCCGACGTCGGCGCCGGCGCCCATGCTTTCCTCACCACGCCCGGCGCCGCCAAGTGGTACCAGGCCAACGGCAAGCTTTCGCAGCAGCAGGTCAAACTGCAGCTTGCCGATTCGGCAACGCTGGAATGGCTACCGCAGGAAACCATTTTTTTCGACCAGGCCGAGGTTGCGCTGGTCCATGAAGTCGAACTGCAAGGCGAAGCCCGCTACATCGGCGGCGAAATCCTGTGCTTCGGCCGCACCGCCTCGGGCGAAACATTCAACAACGGCCGCATCTCGCAGCAGACCAGCATCCGCCGCGACGGCAAACTATTATGGTTTGAACAAGGCGCGCTGAGCGGCGCCAGCCCGGCCATGCACAACCACCTGGGATTGGCGGGCTGTACTGTCTGCGCCACCCTGGTGGTGGCCGGCAAGCCGTTTTCACCTGGCTTCGTACAACAGTTGCGTGAACTCTCGAACCAGCTGGCGGCAGGCCAGGCCGGCGTCGGCGTCACGCAGGTGAAGTCGGTCCTGGTGCTGCGCCACCTGGGTCACTCCAGCGAACTGGCGCGGCAGTGGATGATGCAAGCCTGGCAGCTGATCCGCCCGCAACTGCTTGGACATGAAGCATTGATACCGCGTATCTGGAACACATGAATCGACACCACCAACGTCATAGAAAAGAAAGAAAAGCCACATGGACTTGACGCCGAGAGAGAAAGACAAGCTGCTGATCTTCACCGCCGCCCTGCTGGCGGAACGACGCCTGGCGCGCGGCCTGAAGCTGAACTACCCGGAAGCGATCGCTCTGATCAGCGCCGCCATCATGGAAGGCGCGCGCGACGGCAAGAGCGTCGCCGAACTGATGTCCTACGGCAGCCAGATCCTGACGCGCGCCGACGTGATGGACGGCATCGCCGAAATGATTCCCGACATCCAGGTCGAAGCCACTTTCCCGGATGGCAGCAAGCTGGTCACCGTGCATCACCCCATTCCCTAACCAGCGCCGGAGCCAACATGATTCCAGGAGAAATGCAGATCCAGAGCGGCGACATCGAACTCAATGTCGGCCGCCGCTGCAGCAGCGTCACCGTCGCCAACAGCGGCGACCGGCCGATCCAGATCGGCTCGCATTTTCATTTTTACGAAGTCAACCCGGCCCTGCTGTTCGAGCGCGAGGATGCCTACGGCATGCGGCTCAATATCGCGGCCGGCACCGCCGTACGTTTCGAGCCGGGCCAGAAACGCACGGTGGAACTGGTGGAACTGGCGGGCGACCGCATCGTCTACGGCTTCAACGGCAAGGTCATGGGTGCATTGGCGAAACGAGTAAAATCATGAGCAAGATCTCAAGGCACGCCTACGCCGAAATGTATGGCCCGACCACCGGCGACCGCATCCGCCTGGCCGATACCGAGCTGTTCATCGAAATCGAAAAAGACTACGCCACCTATGGCGAAGAAGTGAAGTTCGGCGGCGGCAAGGTGATCCGCGACGGCATGGGCCAGTCGCAACGTATGCATAGGGACGTGATGGACACCGTGATCACCAACGCCGTGATCATCGACCACTGGGGCATCGTCAAGGCCGACATCGGCATCAAGGGCGGCAAGATCGCCGCCATCGGCAAGGCCGGCAATCCGGATATCCAGCCGGACGTGACCATGGTGATCGGCGGCGCCACCGAAATCATCGCCGGCGAAGGCAAGATCGTCACCGCCGGCGGCATCGATTGCCATATCCATTTCATCTGCCCGCAGCAGATGGAAGAAGCCTTGATGAGCGGCGTCACCACCATGCTCGGCGGCGGCACCGGCCCGGCGGCAGGCACCGCCGCCACTACCTGCACACCCGGCCCGTGGCACCTGCATGCGATGCTGTCGGCGGCCGACGCCTTCCCGATGAACCTTGGGTTCCTCGGCAAGGGCAACATCAGCCTGCCGGGTCCGCTGGAAGAGCAGGTGCGCGCCGGCGCCATCGGCCTCAAGCTGCATGAAGACTGGGGCTCGACCCCGGCCGCCATCGACAACTGCCTGAGCGTGGCAGACCGCATGGACGTGCAGGTCGCAATCCACAGCGACACCTTGAACGAAGGCGGCTTCCTGGAACACACGCTGGCGGCGTTTCAAGACCGCACCATCCACACCTTCCATACCGAAGGCGCCGGCGGCGGCCATGCGCCGGACATCATCGCCGCGGTCGGCAACAGCAATGTGCTGCCCTCTTCCACCAACCCGACCCGGCCGTTTACCGTCAACACGCTGGACGAGCATCTCGACATGCTGATGGTCTGTCATCACCTGGATGCTGCGATTGCCGAAGACGTGGCGTTTGCCGAATCGCGCATCCGGCGCGAGACGATTGCGGCCGAAGATATCCTGCACGACATCGGCGCCATCAGCATGATGTCCTCCGATTCGCAAGCCATGGGCCGGGTCGGCGAAGTCATCCTGCGCACATGGCAGACTGCGCACAAGATGAAGGGCCAGCGCGGCAAGCTGGCCGAGGACAGCGGCAGCCAGGCCGACAATTTCCGCGTCAAGCGCTACATCGCCAAGTACACAATCAATCCCGCCATCACCCACGGCATCGCGCATGTGGTGGGTTCGATCGAGGTCGGCAAGATCGCCGACCTGGTGCTGTGGAAACCTGCTTTCTTCGGCGTCAAACCCTCCACCATCCTGAAGAGCGGCATGATCGCGGCGGCGCAGATGGGCGACCCGAACGCCTCCATCCCGACGCCGCAGCCGGTGCACTACCGGATGATGTTCGGCGCCTACGGCGGCGGCCTCAAGACCTCGCTCACCTTCGTCTCGCAAGCGGCGTACGACGACGGCATAGGCGAACGCCTGAAGCTGAACAAGCCGGTGGTAGCGATCAAGGACGTGCGCCACCTGCGCAAGCACCACATGATCCACAACAGCGCCACGCCGCATATGGAAGTCAATCCGGAAACCTATGAGGTGCGTGCCGACGGCGAGCTGCTGGTGTGCGAGCCGGCCAGCGTATTGCCGATGACGCAGCGCTATTTCTTATTCTGATTTTATTGCGACGAAAACAAGATGTTAATCCTCAACACAAAAGTAGAACATGCCGACTTGATCGACGGCGAACTGGTCCTGCCCTATGAGCTGCGCGAGAAAAGCCGCCTGCGCGCGACCCTGAGCAGCGGCGAAGAAGTAGGCGTATTCACGGTGCGCGGCACCGTATTGCGCCATGGCGACCTGCTCAAGGGCAGCGACGACAGCGGCGCGGAGCGCGTGGTCAAGGTCATGGCGGCCGCGGAAGCGACCTACCGTATCGAGTGCGCCAGTCCGCACGCCCTGCTGCGCTGCGCTTTCCACCTGGGCAACCGGCATACCCAGGCCCACGTCGGCGACGGCTTCCTGCGCATACGCAAGGATGCGGTGCTGAAGGAAATGCTGCAGGGCCTGCAGGCCACGGTCACCGAGGAACTGGCGGCGTTCGAGCCGGAATCGGGAGCCTACGGCGGCGGCCACCACCATCATCACGACGGCCTGCTGGCGCCGGTGCCGTTGCGCCAGAAAATCCACCGGCCCAGCGACAAGCCCAACCAAGAGCCCGGCGCCTAAGCCCGGCAGGCAAGATGAACGCGACCGCGCTGCTCCACCTGCTGCAACTGGCCAGCCCATCGTTGCCGATCGGCGCCTACAGCTATTCGCAGGGACTGGAAACGGCGATCGACAGGGGCTGGGTCAAGGATCCGGAATCCGCGCGCGACTGGATCAGCAACAACCTGCGGCAAGTGGTGGCGCTATTCGAGGCGCCCGTCTTGTGGCGCCTGCTGCAAGCGTTCGAAGGCCGCGACGGCGCCGCGGTTGCACTGTGGACTGAACGCTTCATCGCAGCGCGCGACACGGCGGAATTCCGCGCTGAAACCATACAGATGGGATATTCGCTGGGCAAGCTGGCGATCGAATTGCAGGTAGGCGACGCCAGCCTGCTGGCGATCCTGCAGGCGCAGCCGGAACTGCCGCTGCCGACCGCCTACGCCTACGCCGCGGTGGCGCTGCAGGTGCCGCATGAGGCGGCGCTGCTGGGCATGCTGTTTTCCTGGGCGGAAAACCAGGTGCTGGTATGCGTCAAGTCGGTCCCGCTGGGCCAGGTTGCGGGCCAGCGCCTGTTGCTGTCTTTGCAGGCGGAACTGCAGCTGGCCGCACGGCATGCGCAAGAACTGGCCGACCATGAACTGTCCAACTGGGCGCCGGGCCTGTCATTGCTGTCGATGCAGCATGAAGAACAATACAGCCGTCTCTACCGCTCCTGAAACCAAACATTCAATATTTTTAAGCGAATCTCAAAATGACCACTTCCTCAATATCCAATCCACTGCGCGTCGGCATCGGCGGCCCGGTCGGCTCCGGCAAGACCGCCCTGTGCGAAATGCTGTGCAAAGGCATGCGCGACCGTTACGACATGGCGGTCATCACCAACGACATCTACACCAAGGAAGACATGGAGATCCTGCTGCGCGCCGATGCCTTGCCGGCGGAGCGCCTGATGGGCGTGGAAACCGGCGGCTGCCCGCACACCGCGATACGCGAAGATGCTTCGATCAACCTGGAAGCGATTTCGCGCATGAGCGCCGACTTCCCCAATCTCGACCTGATCCTGCTGGAGTCCGGTGGCGACAACCTGGCAGCCACCTTCAGCCCTGAGCTGTCCGATCTGACCATCTACGTGATCGATGTCGCCGGCGGAGAAAAAATACCGCGCAAGGGCGGCCCCGGCATCACTCGCTCCGACCTGCTGATCATCAACAAGACCGACCTCGCCCCCTACGTCGGCGCCAACCTGGATGTGATGGCGCACGATGCCAAAAAGATGCGCGGCGAACGGCCGTTCATTTTCACCAACCTGCGCAGCGGCGACGGCGTTGAGCAAGTGATCGCTTTTATCCGCCAGCAAGGTTTGCTTGATCAACCTAAGTGAGCAGCCTAAATGAGCACTCAAATGAATTCTTCAAATAAACAGCCATTTTCAAGGAGCCCTGCCATGTCCCATCCCTCCGCCAGTACTTATGGCCGCCTCAGCGCGCTGGCTTTTGCCGCCCTCAGCGTCGCCCCGGCCTTCGCTCATCCCGGCCATCCCGATGCGTTCGGCTTCAACAACGGTTTTGCCCATCCATTCTCCGGCATCGACCATTTGCTGGCGATGCTGGCGGTCGGCTTGTGGGCAGCGCAAAACAAGCGCTCCGCGCTATGGGTGTTGCCGCTGGCGTTTCCGCTGATGATGGTGGTCGGCGCGCTACTGGCGTTCGCCGGCTTGCAGATGCCCGGGGTTGAAACCGGCATCGCGGCATCGGTCGCCGTGCTGGGCCTGCTGATCGCTTTCGCCATCCGCATGCCGCTCTGGGCCAGCGCCAGCGTTGTCTCCGTCTTTGCGCTGTTCCACGGTTATGCGCACGGCAGCGAGTTGCCGCACGGCGCCTCGGCGCTTTGGTATGGCGTCGGTTTTGTGGCAGCGACGGCGCTGCTGCATCTGCTCGGCCTGGCGATCGGCCTGGTCGCCGGGCAAAAAATGGCGACGCAGGCAGTGCGGCTGGGCGGCGTGGCGATTGCGGCGGTAGGCGGCTATTTGCTGTCCGGCGCATTCTAGAAAAACAAGCATCTACTGAGCAGCCGCGGCTTGCGGCTGCTCAAACAAAAAGCCAGGTTCTTCCGCAGTTTTGCTGCGGAGACCTGGCTCTTTTTTTGTACGGTTCCCGATCCATTCAAATATGCTAATGTCTCTTAGCGTGACAAATCATTGCACTCCTTTTTTGCTCATCTGGACTGGACATAACATGACTACCTCGATTGCATACCGGATACCCGGCCGCGCCCGCGATCTCGGCGAACTGGTGGTGCGCCGCGTACTGCCCGCCGGCCGCCACCAAAGCGTGGGGCCTTTCCTGTTTTTCGACCACATGGGGCCGGTCGACTTCCCCAGCGGCAAGGGCATCGATGTCCGCCCGCATCCGCACATCGGCCTGGCGACGGTCACCTATCTGTTCGAAGGCGCGATCCGCCACCATGACAGCCTGGGCAACGACCAGGAAATCATTCCCGGCGACGTCAACTGGATGACGGCCGGGCGCGGCATCGTCCACGCCGAACGCACGCCCGCGGCGCAGCGCGCCAATGGCTGGCGCTTGCACGGCATCCAGACCTGGGTGGCGCTGCCGCTGGCCGACGAACAAGGGCCGCCGGCTTTCGTCCACCATCCGGCCGCCAGCCTGCCCTTGGTCCAGGGCGACGGTTACCGGCTGCGCATCATCGCCGGCCGCGCTTTTGGCCGGCAGGCGCCGGTCAAAGTCCTGGCGCCGACCTTGTATGTCGCCGCCGAAATGCAGGCCGGCGCGCAGTTCACGCTGGAGCCGGAATATCCGCAGCAAGCCGTGTATGTCGCCAGCGGCAGCGTGACCATCGATGGCGAAGTGCTGGGAATGGGTGAGCTGGCCGTGCTGGAACCGGATCGGGCGGTCAATATCGCTGCCAGCGAAACGGCCCAGGTCATGCTGCTGGGCGGCGCTCCTATTGACGGGCCGCGCACCATCTGGTGGAATTTTGTCGCCAGCGATCCGCAACTGATCGAGGCCGCCAAAGACAACTGGCGCGAACAACGCTTCGATCCGGTGCCGGGCGACGATGAACGAATCCCCCTGCCGGAAGCATAAGCATAGATTTCAAGTTCCATTTCCAGACCTTGCAAAAGTCAACAGCCGATGACAAAATATGTGGTGTAGTCCACACAAGGAAAAATTGGTGAAATCACCCACGAGAAATGCAGGCGAAACCCGCGAGCGCATCCTGGCGGCGGCACGCATATGGTTTTCGCGCGACAACTACCAGAACGTCGGCATCCGCGACATTGCAGCCGACGCCGGCGTCGATGCGGCGCTGGTGAACCGCTATTTCGGGAGCAAGGAAAAGCTGTTTGCGAAAGTGCTGGAAGGCGGCTTCCTGCTGGAAGAACATCTGACGGGAGATCTCTGCGATTTTGGCGCATACATGGTGGCGCGGATCATGGCCGATGCCGAACCGCAGCCGGACCGGGAGTTCGATGCCTTGCGCGTGCTGTTGCGCGCAGCCGGCAGCCAGCTGACCGCACCCATCGTCGCCGAACGCTTCCATGCCGAATTCGTGCAGCCGCTGGCGGCACGGCTGCGTGGACCTGATGCGGAGTTGCGGGCGGCGCTGGCGGCGTCCTACATCATCGGCCTGGCCACCATGCGCCATGCCCTGCTCTCGCCTTTTCTCCCGCACACCAGCCTGGACCAGGTTGCCGCCCGGACCGGCAGCGCGATCCAGGCCTGCATCGATTCATAAGCGCAACCTGCTCAGAATTCAAGGACGGCTTTGCCCCGGCCGCGCCCGGAGTACGCATAGTCGATTGCCTACTGTATTCGAGCCAGCGCCATGTCAACAGCAGGCTGCGCGCGCCCTGACTTAAGGGCCTCGTTGAAATACCGCGGCGACGGCGGTCACTGCATTTGCACCTTCGGTTTCCACAGCGACCAGCCGAGGTTCATGCCGGCCGCCGCGATCAGGATAGCGGCGGCGCCGGCCAGCTGGCTCAGCTGCAGCCGGTGGCCGAAGGCCAGGAAATCCACCGCGATCGCCACGATGGGATAGATGAAAGACAGCGATCCGGTCAGGTAGGTCGGCAATTTCTGGATCGCGCCATACAGCAGGATATACATCAGCCCGGTATGCACCACGCCGACCGTCACCAGAATGCTCCATGTGCCGATATCGGAAGGCAGCGCCGACAAGCGCGCAAAAGGCGCCAGCATCAGCATGCCGACACAGACCTGGACCAGGGCGATCAGGTGCGGCGGCGTGCCGGCCAGTTTCTTGGTGATGATGGCGGCCACCGCATAGAAAAAAGCCGCGCCCAG
Coding sequences within it:
- a CDS encoding urease accessory protein UreD; this translates as MDNFTAQPMPASAEPVVPTTLPAAPSDAVRGAGNQAWLSLRFGDDQGTTRLLERAHYGPLRVQKALYPEHPSICHAIIVHPPGGVVGGDQLAIKADVGAGAHAFLTTPGAAKWYQANGKLSQQQVKLQLADSATLEWLPQETIFFDQAEVALVHEVELQGEARYIGGEILCFGRTASGETFNNGRISQQTSIRRDGKLLWFEQGALSGASPAMHNHLGLAGCTVCATLVVAGKPFSPGFVQQLRELSNQLAAGQAGVGVTQVKSVLVLRHLGHSSELARQWMMQAWQLIRPQLLGHEALIPRIWNT
- a CDS encoding urease subunit gamma, whose amino-acid sequence is MDLTPREKDKLLIFTAALLAERRLARGLKLNYPEAIALISAAIMEGARDGKSVAELMSYGSQILTRADVMDGIAEMIPDIQVEATFPDGSKLVTVHHPIP
- a CDS encoding urease subunit beta, with product MIPGEMQIQSGDIELNVGRRCSSVTVANSGDRPIQIGSHFHFYEVNPALLFEREDAYGMRLNIAAGTAVRFEPGQKRTVELVELAGDRIVYGFNGKVMGALAKRVKS
- the ureC gene encoding urease subunit alpha gives rise to the protein MSKISRHAYAEMYGPTTGDRIRLADTELFIEIEKDYATYGEEVKFGGGKVIRDGMGQSQRMHRDVMDTVITNAVIIDHWGIVKADIGIKGGKIAAIGKAGNPDIQPDVTMVIGGATEIIAGEGKIVTAGGIDCHIHFICPQQMEEALMSGVTTMLGGGTGPAAGTAATTCTPGPWHLHAMLSAADAFPMNLGFLGKGNISLPGPLEEQVRAGAIGLKLHEDWGSTPAAIDNCLSVADRMDVQVAIHSDTLNEGGFLEHTLAAFQDRTIHTFHTEGAGGGHAPDIIAAVGNSNVLPSSTNPTRPFTVNTLDEHLDMLMVCHHLDAAIAEDVAFAESRIRRETIAAEDILHDIGAISMMSSDSQAMGRVGEVILRTWQTAHKMKGQRGKLAEDSGSQADNFRVKRYIAKYTINPAITHGIAHVVGSIEVGKIADLVLWKPAFFGVKPSTILKSGMIAAAQMGDPNASIPTPQPVHYRMMFGAYGGGLKTSLTFVSQAAYDDGIGERLKLNKPVVAIKDVRHLRKHHMIHNSATPHMEVNPETYEVRADGELLVCEPASVLPMTQRYFLF
- the ureE gene encoding urease accessory protein UreE: MLILNTKVEHADLIDGELVLPYELREKSRLRATLSSGEEVGVFTVRGTVLRHGDLLKGSDDSGAERVVKVMAAAEATYRIECASPHALLRCAFHLGNRHTQAHVGDGFLRIRKDAVLKEMLQGLQATVTEELAAFEPESGAYGGGHHHHHDGLLAPVPLRQKIHRPSDKPNQEPGA
- a CDS encoding urease accessory protein UreF — its product is MNATALLHLLQLASPSLPIGAYSYSQGLETAIDRGWVKDPESARDWISNNLRQVVALFEAPVLWRLLQAFEGRDGAAVALWTERFIAARDTAEFRAETIQMGYSLGKLAIELQVGDASLLAILQAQPELPLPTAYAYAAVALQVPHEAALLGMLFSWAENQVLVCVKSVPLGQVAGQRLLLSLQAELQLAARHAQELADHELSNWAPGLSLLSMQHEEQYSRLYRS
- the ureG gene encoding urease accessory protein UreG; this translates as MTTSSISNPLRVGIGGPVGSGKTALCEMLCKGMRDRYDMAVITNDIYTKEDMEILLRADALPAERLMGVETGGCPHTAIREDASINLEAISRMSADFPNLDLILLESGGDNLAATFSPELSDLTIYVIDVAGGEKIPRKGGPGITRSDLLIINKTDLAPYVGANLDVMAHDAKKMRGERPFIFTNLRSGDGVEQVIAFIRQQGLLDQPK
- a CDS encoding HupE/UreJ family protein; its protein translation is MSHPSASTYGRLSALAFAALSVAPAFAHPGHPDAFGFNNGFAHPFSGIDHLLAMLAVGLWAAQNKRSALWVLPLAFPLMMVVGALLAFAGLQMPGVETGIAASVAVLGLLIAFAIRMPLWASASVVSVFALFHGYAHGSELPHGASALWYGVGFVAATALLHLLGLAIGLVAGQKMATQAVRLGGVAIAAVGGYLLSGAF
- a CDS encoding pirin family protein produces the protein MTTSIAYRIPGRARDLGELVVRRVLPAGRHQSVGPFLFFDHMGPVDFPSGKGIDVRPHPHIGLATVTYLFEGAIRHHDSLGNDQEIIPGDVNWMTAGRGIVHAERTPAAQRANGWRLHGIQTWVALPLADEQGPPAFVHHPAASLPLVQGDGYRLRIIAGRAFGRQAPVKVLAPTLYVAAEMQAGAQFTLEPEYPQQAVYVASGSVTIDGEVLGMGELAVLEPDRAVNIAASETAQVMLLGGAPIDGPRTIWWNFVASDPQLIEAAKDNWREQRFDPVPGDDERIPLPEA
- a CDS encoding TetR family transcriptional regulator encodes the protein MKSPTRNAGETRERILAAARIWFSRDNYQNVGIRDIAADAGVDAALVNRYFGSKEKLFAKVLEGGFLLEEHLTGDLCDFGAYMVARIMADAEPQPDREFDALRVLLRAAGSQLTAPIVAERFHAEFVQPLAARLRGPDAELRAALAASYIIGLATMRHALLSPFLPHTSLDQVAARTGSAIQACIDS